The following are encoded in a window of Impatiens glandulifera chromosome 5, dImpGla2.1, whole genome shotgun sequence genomic DNA:
- the LOC124940195 gene encoding probable phospholipase A2 homolog 1 produces the protein MSFAACTFLRSGVNAAIVLFYIVFLLSLIADIADCTTDVQKCSRKCVAQNCNTVGIRYGKYCGVGWTGCPGEAPCDEVDACCQIHDDCVGEKGLDSVKCHKSFKRCINKVQKTGKAGFSKDCSYDVVIPTMRQGMDLAIMLSDLKIDL, from the exons ATGTCTTTCGCCGCCTGCACTTTCCTTAGGTCGGGTGTAAACGCAGCTATAGTGTTATTCTATATCGTCTTCCTCCTCTCCCTAATCGCCGACATCGCCGATTGCACCACGGATGTACAG AAATGCAGCAGAAAATGCGTTGCTCAGAACTGCAATA CTGTGGGGATAAGATACGGGAAATACTGTGGTGTTGGGTGGACTGGTTGTCCTGGTGAAGCTCCATGCGACGAAGTAGATGCTTGTTGTCAGATTCATGATGATTGCGTCGGAGAAAAAG GATTAGATAGTGTCAAGTGCCACAAGAGTTTCAAGAGGTGCATAAATAAAGTACAAAAGACAGGAAAAGCTGGATTTTCGAAAGATTGTTCTTACGACGTGGTTATTCCCACGATGAGGCAAGGAATGGATTTGGCCATCATGCTCAGTGATCTAAAGATTGATCTTTAA